The DNA sequence CAAAGCGAAATTGGCACCCTTCAACCCATTTCTACCCTAGCTCGAATTACTAAACAACATAGTAGGGCTCTTTTTCATACAGATGCAGTACAGGTTGTAGGACGTTTACCAGTAGATGTAGAAGAGTTGGGGGTAGACTTATTATCCCTATCTGGACACAAATTTTACGGCATCCAGGGTGCTGGGGCACTATATGTCAAACCCGGCGTGAAACTGTCACCCCTTCTCCACGGAGGGGGACAGGAATCCGAATTACGAGGAGGTACACAGCCACTACCAGCCATAGTAGCCTTGGGGTTGGCGGCAGAGATGGCAGAGAAAAATATGGAGGAGGAGACAAAACGGATAAGGCAGTTGAGAGATCATCTTATAGAGAGTCTGGAAAAAAGATGCCCTTATTTATCACTTACGGGGGATAGAGAAAAACGTTTACCCCACCATGCCAGTTTTCTCATCCGTCACCCTAACCAATCCCTCACCGGCAGACAGATGGTAAGACTACTAAGTCAGAAGGGTATAGGTATAAGTGCTGGTTCTGCTTGTAGTAGTGGTAAAACTGTTCCTTCCAGGGTATTATTAGCATTGGGCTATTCCCCACAAGAGGCAGTCAGGGGCATTAGGATTAGTTTGGACTGTTATACCACCCAATCAGAAGTGGACTATGCGGTAGAGGCAATAGAGACAATTATGACACGTCACCTGGAGGGGTGATGAGGAGTTTTCCCATGCCGTAGCCACGGGAAACCCCCACCCTCTTCGAGAATAAAAAGAGATTTACGCTTGGTTTTTTCCAGTTTGGATATACAAAATCAGAAGGAAAACTGTAGGCACCAAAACGAATAAAATGGTGGCAACAAACCCTAAATCATTAACCTGCATACTCCCACACTTCTTCTATTCTATTAGTCAGTCATAGCATATCATAGTTTTGTCTTCCCCCAGTGTTAATAATTGTAAAAGGGATAATGTCAGTGCAGAAGATTATTACCTCTTTCTCCCTGGTAAAATGTAAAGGAATGTAAATGACAAGTAGGAGGTGGTAGGAACAATGGTAGACCCTATAATGTATCAGGAAGATGGCTACGTAGTTTTGGAGACTAATAGAGGTGAGGAGTTGTTAACGGAAGGGGAGTTGTTGGCAA is a window from the Geminocystis sp. M7585_C2015_104 genome containing:
- a CDS encoding cysteine desulfurase: MERVRVYLDASATTRPRPEVVELVEKMLKEGWGNPSSIHYWGERAALELEKARYRVASLIKATSPDSIIFTSGGTEADNQAIFGVTSQYRQPQHVLISAVEHPAVEKPVAFLEKQGWEVTRLPVNRQGIVNPEDLLKALKKNTVLVSIIYGQSEIGTLQPISTLARITKQHSRALFHTDAVQVVGRLPVDVEELGVDLLSLSGHKFYGIQGAGALYVKPGVKLSPLLHGGGQESELRGGTQPLPAIVALGLAAEMAEKNMEEETKRIRQLRDHLIESLEKRCPYLSLTGDREKRLPHHASFLIRHPNQSLTGRQMVRLLSQKGIGISAGSACSSGKTVPSRVLLALGYSPQEAVRGIRISLDCYTTQSEVDYAVEAIETIMTRHLEG
- a CDS encoding photosystem II reaction center protein M; protein product: MQVNDLGFVATILFVLVPTVFLLILYIQTGKNQA